A DNA window from Pseudarthrobacter sp. W1I19 contains the following coding sequences:
- a CDS encoding MFS transporter translates to MSQILPSAEPGIVAPAGTPKKAALASFLGSAVEYYDFFIFGSAAALIFPTVFFPNADANAAIMSFATFGFAYVARPVGAVILGHFGDRVGRRKVLMFTLLLMGASTFLIGCLPDFNTVGWWAPALLVLARLCQGLSAAGEQAGASSMTLEHAPDNRRSFFTSWTLTGTQGGQILAALVFIPVLALPDEIKYGIGWRIPFWLSAVVVIVAFFIRRTLHEPPAFEEAQKTAQISKLPVADLLKGHWRDVLRVICCAFIAAVSTVFGTLAISYAKTVAGVDGTTTLWLVVAANVVALGTQPLFGMLADKIGRKPVYIYGALASAALTPVFLLSLESGSVPLMFLAAIGFFSCGYAASNAVWPSFYAEMFSTKVRFSGLAIGTQLGFLMAGFAPAIVAAMGGIKPGGWVQISIFTAAICVVAAVSALTAKESYKIPTKQLGLK, encoded by the coding sequence ATGAGCCAGATACTTCCGTCCGCTGAGCCAGGCATTGTTGCCCCGGCCGGGACGCCGAAGAAGGCAGCCCTCGCAAGCTTCCTGGGCAGCGCCGTCGAATACTATGACTTCTTCATCTTCGGTTCCGCCGCCGCCCTGATCTTCCCCACGGTCTTCTTCCCGAATGCTGACGCGAATGCGGCCATCATGTCCTTCGCCACCTTCGGCTTCGCCTACGTGGCACGCCCCGTGGGCGCCGTCATCCTGGGCCACTTCGGCGACAGGGTGGGCCGGCGGAAGGTCCTGATGTTCACCTTGCTCCTGATGGGCGCTTCCACCTTCCTGATCGGCTGCCTCCCGGACTTCAACACCGTCGGCTGGTGGGCTCCGGCCTTGCTGGTCCTCGCCCGGCTCTGCCAGGGCCTGTCCGCTGCAGGCGAGCAGGCCGGCGCCTCCTCCATGACGCTGGAACACGCTCCGGACAACCGCCGCTCCTTCTTCACCTCCTGGACGCTCACCGGCACCCAGGGCGGCCAGATCCTCGCCGCCCTCGTCTTCATCCCCGTCCTGGCCCTCCCGGACGAGATCAAGTACGGCATCGGCTGGCGCATCCCCTTCTGGCTGAGCGCCGTCGTGGTCATTGTCGCGTTCTTTATCCGCCGCACCCTGCATGAGCCGCCGGCCTTCGAGGAAGCCCAGAAGACGGCCCAGATCTCCAAGCTCCCGGTCGCCGACCTGCTCAAGGGCCACTGGCGCGACGTCCTCCGCGTGATCTGCTGCGCCTTCATCGCCGCCGTCTCCACAGTGTTTGGCACCCTCGCCATCAGCTACGCCAAGACCGTTGCCGGCGTGGACGGCACCACCACCCTCTGGCTTGTGGTGGCCGCCAACGTGGTGGCCCTGGGCACCCAGCCGCTGTTCGGCATGCTCGCGGACAAGATCGGCCGGAAGCCCGTGTACATCTACGGCGCCCTTGCCAGCGCAGCCCTGACGCCCGTGTTCCTGCTCAGCCTGGAATCCGGCAGCGTGCCGCTGATGTTCCTGGCCGCAATCGGCTTCTTCTCCTGCGGCTATGCCGCCTCCAACGCCGTCTGGCCGTCCTTCTACGCCGAGATGTTCAGCACCAAGGTCCGCTTCTCCGGCTTGGCCATCGGCACCCAGCTGGGCTTCCTGATGGCAGGATTCGCACCTGCCATCGTGGCGGCCATGGGCGGCATCAAGCCCGGCGGCTGGGTCCAGATCAGCATCTTCACCGCCGCCATCTGCGTGGTGGCCGCCGTCTCCGCGCTGACCGCCAAGGAGTCCTACAAGATCCCCACCAAGCAGCTCGGCCTGAAGTAG
- a CDS encoding AEC family transporter, with translation MGGVLIGLAVIGVVIAVGYIAARCGLGGEATVSALTRTAFFITNPVLLFTVVLDSDLTVVFSAYVPLALITAAATALLYVVASRLWFRRPLAETAIGAMASSYVNANNIGIPITLYALGDATPVAPVLLVQLLLFAPLVLTLLDLSEAGRFSPRLLLTQPFRNPMIIASLLGVVLAALNVKLPDPVMAPLALLGGAAVPVVLLAFGMSLHGSRMLQSGGHTAEILTATALKSAVMPLVAFVVGRFLFNLEHHMLLGVVLMAALPSAQNVFLFAGKYGRGVAVARETILLSTAAAAPALILIVWLLAA, from the coding sequence GTGGGCGGTGTGCTGATCGGGCTGGCGGTGATCGGCGTCGTCATAGCAGTGGGCTACATTGCCGCACGGTGCGGGCTGGGCGGGGAGGCAACTGTCTCGGCGCTGACCCGCACGGCCTTCTTCATCACCAATCCGGTGCTGCTCTTTACGGTGGTCCTGGACTCGGACCTCACCGTGGTGTTTTCCGCCTACGTTCCGCTGGCCCTGATCACGGCGGCCGCCACGGCCCTGCTGTACGTCGTGGCCAGCCGCCTGTGGTTCCGCAGGCCGCTCGCCGAGACGGCCATCGGGGCCATGGCCAGTTCCTATGTCAACGCCAACAACATCGGCATCCCCATCACGTTGTACGCCCTGGGCGACGCAACCCCGGTGGCCCCCGTCCTGCTGGTCCAGCTGCTCCTGTTCGCCCCGCTGGTCCTCACCCTGCTGGACCTCTCCGAAGCCGGCCGGTTCTCGCCGCGCCTGCTCCTCACGCAGCCCTTCCGCAACCCGATGATCATTGCGTCCCTGCTGGGTGTGGTCCTGGCCGCGTTGAACGTGAAACTCCCTGATCCTGTGATGGCGCCGCTGGCACTGCTGGGCGGGGCGGCGGTCCCGGTGGTCCTGCTGGCCTTCGGCATGTCCCTGCACGGGAGCCGGATGCTGCAAAGCGGGGGGCACACGGCGGAAATCCTCACCGCCACCGCGCTGAAGTCAGCGGTGATGCCGCTGGTGGCGTTCGTCGTCGGACGTTTCCTGTTCAACCTGGAGCACCACATGCTCCTGGGGGTGGTGCTGATGGCGGCGCTCCCCTCCGCCCAGAACGTGTTCCTGTTTGCCGGCAAGTACGGGCGCGGGGTTGCGGTGGCCAGGGAGACCATCCTTCTCTCGACGGCGGCGGCCGCACCGGCCCTGATCCTCATCGTTTGGCTGCTGGCAGCCTAG
- a CDS encoding ATP-dependent DNA ligase, which yields MELPVMPPVPPMLAKAVSGIPEGDLSYEPKWDGFRSIIFRDGDDLEIGSRNEKPMTRYFPELVEALKENLPPRCVVDGEIILIGTSGDRLDFDALQQRIHPAASRVKLLAAQTPASFVAFDLLALGEDDYTGRPFTERRAALEKALAASKAPIHLTAATTDKDTAGRWFEQFEGAGLDGIVAKRLDGRYEPDKRVMFKTKHERTADCVVAGYRLHKSGPDAIGSLLLGLYKDDGGLASVGVIGAFPMKRRQELFEQLQPLVTDFDNHPWAWAKQEEGERTPRNAEGSRWSAGKDLSFVPLRPELVVEVRYDHMEGDRFRHTAQFNRWRPDRDPESCTYEQLEEPVSFDLASVLETGRP from the coding sequence ATGGAACTTCCCGTGATGCCGCCCGTCCCGCCCATGCTCGCCAAGGCCGTCAGCGGCATCCCGGAAGGAGACCTCAGCTATGAGCCCAAGTGGGACGGATTCCGGTCCATCATCTTCCGCGACGGCGACGACCTGGAGATCGGCAGCCGCAACGAAAAGCCCATGACCCGCTACTTCCCTGAACTCGTGGAGGCGCTGAAGGAAAACCTGCCGCCGCGGTGCGTGGTGGACGGCGAGATTATCCTGATCGGCACCTCCGGCGACCGGCTGGACTTCGACGCACTCCAGCAGCGCATCCATCCCGCGGCCAGCCGGGTGAAGCTGCTTGCGGCGCAGACCCCTGCCTCGTTCGTTGCGTTTGACCTGCTGGCGCTGGGGGAGGACGACTACACCGGCCGGCCCTTCACGGAACGGCGGGCGGCACTCGAGAAGGCGCTCGCCGCCAGCAAAGCCCCCATCCACCTGACAGCGGCCACCACGGACAAGGACACCGCCGGCCGGTGGTTTGAGCAGTTTGAAGGCGCGGGGCTGGACGGGATCGTGGCCAAGCGCCTGGACGGGCGGTACGAGCCGGACAAGCGGGTGATGTTCAAGACCAAGCATGAGCGCACGGCCGACTGCGTGGTGGCCGGCTACCGGCTGCACAAGAGCGGGCCGGACGCCATCGGGTCGCTGCTGCTGGGTTTGTACAAGGACGACGGCGGCCTGGCCAGCGTGGGCGTGATCGGCGCCTTCCCGATGAAGCGCCGCCAGGAGCTGTTCGAACAGCTGCAGCCGCTGGTCACCGACTTTGATAACCACCCGTGGGCCTGGGCGAAGCAGGAGGAGGGCGAACGGACGCCGCGGAACGCCGAAGGCAGCCGTTGGAGCGCCGGCAAGGACCTCTCCTTCGTGCCGCTGCGCCCGGAGCTGGTGGTGGAGGTCCGGTACGACCACATGGAAGGCGACAGGTTCCGGCACACCGCCCAGTTCAACCGCTGGCGGCCGGACCGGGACCCGGAATCGTGCACCTATGAGCAGCTGGAGGAACCGGTCAGCTTTGACCTGGCCTCGGTGCTGGAGACCGGACGGCCGTAG
- a CDS encoding ABC transporter ATP-binding protein codes for MRQVNPGLVLEGLEVGHQGPDGGTSGRPLLSDVSLSVEPGEFVALVGSSGSGKTLTAMSCLRLLPTGLAITGGSIRLGGLDVTRATEQELNSVRGGRLGMLFQQPKRMFNPNRTIGQHLKEPLRLHAGLRGAKARAKALELLDEVGFADPAKGIRAYPHQLSGGMAQRAMTALALAGRPGMLLADEPTSALDKVLERQILQLLDRERRERGLGILYITHNIASVAAYADRVLVMNAGSIVEAGPAGDLLTRPQTSYTRELLAAARLAPESRRRPPSTERDVLVLGTVGKHFGPRRKAGNAALQDVSLTLRRGEILGVLGQSGSGKSTLAKAIVGLETASTGSITRHLDATGARQATAVQLVFQEPHGAFDPRMTLRTSLQAPLRTRHDLTPEQRDERIAAAMTEVELDAALLDKRPGQCSGGQLQRATIARALLLEPQILICDEATSALDALTQRTILNLLLRLQREHNLSLIVISHDMDVVRYMCDRVAVLLEGKVVEVAETKDFFAAPRHPHSQALVEASIPCRADGLWSVLDATAVRSPAPRPGQS; via the coding sequence ATGAGGCAGGTGAATCCGGGGCTGGTCCTCGAGGGGCTGGAGGTGGGGCATCAAGGGCCCGACGGCGGGACTTCCGGCAGGCCCCTGCTCTCGGATGTCTCCCTGTCCGTAGAGCCCGGCGAGTTCGTGGCGCTGGTGGGCAGTTCCGGTTCGGGCAAGACCCTGACGGCGATGTCCTGCCTGCGGCTTCTGCCTACGGGCCTGGCCATTACCGGCGGTTCCATCCGGCTCGGTGGCCTGGACGTGACCCGGGCAACCGAGCAGGAGCTCAACTCCGTGCGCGGCGGCCGGCTGGGGATGCTGTTCCAACAGCCCAAGCGGATGTTCAACCCGAACCGGACCATTGGACAGCACCTGAAGGAGCCGCTGCGGCTCCACGCCGGCCTCCGGGGGGCCAAGGCACGCGCCAAGGCGCTTGAACTGCTCGACGAAGTGGGCTTCGCAGATCCGGCCAAGGGCATCCGCGCCTATCCCCACCAGCTCTCCGGAGGCATGGCGCAGCGCGCCATGACAGCTTTGGCGCTGGCAGGCCGGCCAGGCATGCTGCTGGCAGACGAGCCGACGTCGGCCCTGGACAAGGTGCTCGAACGCCAGATCCTGCAGCTGCTGGACAGGGAACGCCGGGAACGCGGCCTGGGCATCCTGTACATCACGCACAACATCGCATCCGTGGCCGCCTACGCGGACCGGGTGCTGGTGATGAACGCCGGCAGCATCGTGGAGGCCGGCCCTGCCGGTGACCTGCTCACCCGGCCCCAAACCTCCTACACCCGTGAGCTGCTGGCCGCCGCCCGCCTCGCGCCCGAGTCCCGCCGCCGTCCGCCCTCGACGGAACGGGACGTCCTGGTGCTGGGCACGGTGGGCAAGCACTTCGGGCCCCGGCGTAAAGCGGGGAACGCAGCACTGCAGGACGTCTCGCTGACCCTGCGGCGCGGAGAGATCCTGGGCGTGCTGGGCCAGTCGGGCTCGGGCAAAAGCACCCTGGCCAAAGCCATCGTCGGACTGGAAACCGCCAGCACAGGATCCATCACCCGGCACCTGGACGCAACCGGCGCCCGGCAGGCCACCGCCGTCCAACTGGTGTTCCAGGAACCGCACGGCGCTTTTGACCCGCGGATGACGCTCCGCACCAGCCTGCAGGCACCGCTGCGCACGCGCCACGACCTCACACCGGAACAGCGCGATGAGCGGATCGCCGCCGCGATGACCGAGGTGGAACTGGATGCAGCCCTCCTGGACAAACGGCCGGGCCAGTGCTCCGGCGGCCAATTGCAACGCGCCACCATTGCCCGCGCCCTACTGCTGGAACCCCAAATCCTGATCTGCGACGAGGCCACGTCCGCGCTGGATGCGTTGACCCAGCGCACCATCCTGAACCTGCTGCTGCGGCTGCAGCGGGAACACAACCTCTCCCTGATCGTCATCTCGCACGACATGGACGTGGTGCGGTACATGTGCGACCGGGTGGCTGTCCTCCTCGAGGGCAAGGTGGTGGAAGTGGCTGAAACCAAAGACTTCTTCGCGGCGCCGCGGCACCCGCACAGCCAGGCGCTGGTGGAAGCCTCCATCCCCTGCCGTGCGGACGGGCTGTGGAGTGTCCTGGACGCTACGGCCGTCCGGTCTCCAGCACCGAGGCCAGGTCAAAGCTGA
- a CDS encoding IclR family transcriptional regulator, translating to MSVNQTTAPDDVAADEGPAKTGRSADRTDMVGKALGLLVLLGDEPRGASAAEISRRAQLPFSTTYRLLGSLTRDGFVDYEPDGRRYHLGLRIFQLGQRVSNHHGFAGTALPVLRRVTEQTGEATILSVRDGHHHLTVNKVDGPQMFRVTSDPGHLGSLSTTAVGKALVAFAEDAEREKLLAELPLEPLTEKSITDRDAFRAEIELVRRRGFAVMDEENETGMRAVAVPLLNSQGHAFASLATAVPVFRLSLEGLEAHVPLLQEAAAELAARLPQR from the coding sequence ATGAGTGTGAACCAAACCACAGCGCCCGATGATGTTGCCGCTGACGAAGGCCCGGCCAAAACAGGGCGCTCCGCTGACCGTACGGACATGGTGGGCAAGGCCCTGGGCCTGTTGGTCCTCCTGGGCGATGAACCCCGCGGCGCGAGTGCTGCGGAGATCTCCCGCCGGGCCCAGCTGCCCTTCAGTACCACGTACCGCCTCCTCGGCTCCCTGACGCGGGACGGCTTTGTGGACTACGAGCCGGATGGCCGCCGCTACCATCTGGGCCTGCGGATCTTCCAGCTGGGCCAGCGGGTTTCCAACCATCACGGCTTCGCCGGAACCGCCCTGCCTGTCCTGCGCCGGGTGACCGAGCAGACGGGGGAGGCCACTATCCTCAGCGTCCGGGACGGCCACCACCATCTCACGGTGAACAAGGTGGACGGCCCGCAAATGTTCCGGGTGACCAGCGATCCCGGCCACCTGGGCTCGCTCTCCACCACCGCCGTCGGCAAGGCGCTGGTGGCGTTTGCGGAGGACGCCGAGCGGGAAAAGCTCCTGGCGGAGCTTCCGCTGGAGCCCCTCACGGAAAAATCCATCACGGACCGGGATGCCTTCCGTGCCGAAATCGAGCTGGTCCGCCGCCGCGGGTTTGCCGTGATGGACGAGGAGAACGAGACGGGCATGCGGGCCGTGGCCGTTCCGCTGCTCAACAGCCAGGGGCACGCGTTCGCTTCGCTGGCCACTGCAGTCCCGGTCTTCCGCCTCAGCCTGGAGGGGTTGGAGGCGCACGTCCCGCTGCTGCAGGAAGCCGCGGCTGAGCTCGCTGCCCGCCTGCCCCAGCGCTAG
- a CDS encoding TIGR03885 family FMN-dependent LLM class oxidoreductase: MVTVGFHASHEQISPGQLLKDVQHAERAGFDAAMCSDHFEPWSAQGHSGFAWSWLGAALATTGLRFGVVTAPGQRYHPAIIAHASATLASMFPGRFWFAPGSGENMNEHITGDGWPAKDVRQRRLEECVEVIRRLHRGEEVTHRGLVTVEQARIWDVPETPPPLIAPAVSVDTARRAAAWADGLVTVNQPAATLREMLAAYRDNGGTGKAVLQVHLSWAGSEDEAVAVALDQWRTNTYPPPIPWDLPTAGHFDAVGEHVTAEQVRTTVNVSASLDRHVEWLGGYADLGFDELYLHFVGQEQAPFIDTFAAEVLPQLRTPGSSTPAVPQLAAAGAEPASDVTA, from the coding sequence ATGGTTACTGTCGGCTTCCACGCTTCCCACGAACAGATCAGCCCGGGCCAGCTGCTCAAGGACGTCCAGCACGCGGAACGTGCGGGCTTTGATGCGGCCATGTGCTCGGACCACTTCGAGCCGTGGTCTGCGCAGGGACACTCCGGCTTCGCTTGGTCCTGGCTGGGGGCCGCGCTGGCCACCACCGGTCTCCGGTTCGGCGTGGTGACCGCACCCGGCCAGCGGTACCACCCGGCCATCATCGCCCACGCGTCCGCCACCCTCGCCAGCATGTTTCCGGGCCGCTTCTGGTTCGCGCCCGGCAGCGGCGAGAACATGAACGAGCACATCACCGGTGACGGCTGGCCGGCCAAGGACGTGCGCCAGCGCCGGCTGGAGGAGTGCGTGGAGGTGATCCGGCGGCTGCACCGCGGCGAGGAAGTCACCCACCGCGGCCTGGTGACAGTGGAGCAGGCACGGATCTGGGACGTCCCGGAGACCCCGCCGCCGCTGATCGCGCCGGCCGTCAGCGTGGATACCGCCCGGCGTGCGGCGGCCTGGGCGGACGGCCTGGTCACCGTGAACCAGCCCGCCGCCACCCTCAGGGAGATGCTCGCCGCCTACCGGGACAACGGCGGGACGGGCAAGGCTGTCCTGCAGGTCCATTTGTCCTGGGCCGGGAGCGAGGACGAGGCGGTGGCGGTGGCCCTGGACCAGTGGCGGACCAACACCTATCCTCCGCCCATTCCCTGGGACCTGCCCACGGCCGGGCATTTCGACGCCGTGGGCGAACACGTGACGGCGGAGCAGGTCCGCACAACGGTCAACGTTTCGGCAAGCCTGGACCGGCACGTGGAGTGGCTGGGCGGCTACGCGGACCTGGGCTTCGACGAGCTCTACCTGCACTTTGTTGGCCAGGAGCAGGCACCGTTCATCGACACGTTTGCCGCGGAGGTGCTGCCGCAACTGCGCACGCCCGGCAGCAGCACCCCGGCAGTCCCGCAGCTTGCGGCGGCCGGTGCGGAACCGGCGTCGGACGTGACGGCATGA
- a CDS encoding ABC transporter substrate-binding protein: MRSSLRPRVLLAAAAALTLTGCGFSGTQTQSTQPSAAADTSQRIVVDNFRAPVANWAVESDAAYILSLSGCLETLTTYNQAEGKVLPSLATEWKQSSPLDWDFSIRQDVKFQDGTDLTAESVVSALNHVLDAKVPARAFNRTMISSVTAVDAQTVRVSTPAENPLVPYRLASVNTGILAPAAYKAEGLDPFKHCTGPFTPVSEKAKQSLTLDRNENYWGGDVQLAGAEVRFITNGPTRAAQVQTGEADISLSIPVASLAGLKADDGVSVLGADSPRTATMYMNNGRAPLNNVDVRKAIRDALDLDALAASVYEGAALPATGPFAPSEPWAGGNQDKQQQNVEEARKLLASAGYTADRPLEIIAIVERAEFADVAAVVQENLKNIGIPVTITSKEYASAEPDVLAGNYDMLLSQRNRLIDIADPIGFLTADYTCKGTYNLSHFCDPEYDRIIADAAKTVDTSERYKLYAKAGQILQDKAVNAWLVNEQATDAIRTNVLGYVQDPLSRYVLTAKTAKARS, translated from the coding sequence GTGCGCTCCTCCCTCCGTCCCCGCGTCCTTCTGGCCGCGGCCGCTGCCCTCACCCTGACAGGCTGCGGGTTCAGCGGCACCCAGACCCAGTCCACCCAGCCCAGCGCTGCGGCGGACACCAGCCAGCGGATCGTGGTGGACAACTTCCGCGCACCGGTAGCCAACTGGGCCGTGGAATCGGATGCTGCGTACATCCTGTCCCTCTCCGGCTGCCTGGAGACCCTGACCACCTACAACCAGGCCGAGGGCAAGGTCCTGCCATCGCTGGCCACCGAATGGAAGCAGTCCTCACCCCTGGACTGGGATTTCAGCATCCGCCAGGACGTCAAGTTCCAGGACGGCACCGACCTCACCGCCGAGTCCGTGGTGTCGGCGCTGAACCACGTCCTGGACGCGAAGGTTCCGGCGCGCGCTTTCAACCGCACCATGATCAGCAGCGTTACCGCAGTGGACGCGCAGACCGTCCGGGTCAGCACCCCGGCCGAGAACCCGCTGGTGCCGTACCGTTTGGCCAGCGTCAACACCGGCATCCTGGCCCCGGCCGCCTACAAGGCTGAAGGCCTGGACCCGTTCAAGCACTGCACCGGACCCTTCACCCCCGTCTCGGAGAAGGCAAAGCAGTCCCTCACGCTGGACCGCAACGAGAACTACTGGGGCGGCGACGTGCAGCTTGCCGGCGCCGAGGTCCGGTTCATCACCAACGGCCCCACCCGTGCCGCCCAGGTGCAGACGGGCGAAGCGGACATCTCGCTGTCCATCCCCGTCGCCAGCCTCGCCGGACTGAAAGCGGACGACGGCGTCTCCGTCCTGGGTGCCGATTCCCCCCGCACTGCCACCATGTACATGAACAATGGCCGCGCTCCGCTGAACAATGTTGACGTCCGCAAAGCGATCCGCGACGCGCTGGACCTCGACGCCCTCGCCGCCAGTGTCTATGAAGGCGCAGCACTTCCGGCCACCGGACCGTTCGCCCCGTCCGAGCCCTGGGCCGGCGGGAATCAGGACAAGCAGCAGCAAAATGTTGAGGAAGCCCGCAAGCTGCTCGCCAGTGCCGGCTACACGGCGGACCGGCCCCTCGAGATCATTGCCATTGTGGAGCGTGCCGAGTTCGCGGATGTTGCCGCCGTGGTGCAGGAAAACCTGAAGAACATCGGTATCCCGGTGACCATCACATCCAAGGAATACGCCTCGGCCGAGCCGGATGTCCTGGCCGGGAACTACGACATGCTCCTCAGCCAGCGGAACCGGCTGATCGACATCGCCGACCCCATCGGCTTCCTCACCGCTGACTACACCTGCAAAGGAACCTACAACCTGAGCCACTTCTGCGACCCGGAGTACGACCGGATCATCGCCGACGCCGCCAAGACCGTGGACACCAGCGAGCGCTACAAGCTCTACGCCAAGGCCGGCCAGATCCTGCAGGACAAGGCCGTCAACGCCTGGCTGGTCAATGAGCAGGCCACGGACGCGATCCGCACCAACGTCCTGGGCTACGTCCAGGACCCGCTATCCCGCTACGTCCTGACGGCAAAGACCGCCAAGGCCCGGTCCTAG
- a CDS encoding ABC transporter permease, translating into MLQFITKRTATLVAAVVVSSFAVFLIPYFTPGDPVRKIIRSRVAGDAVEDSAVQGLSESLGLNDPLAVQYFRWLGDFFSGDMGLSFVSRTPVAEQVLPALSVTLSLVTMSLVLAAAVALPLGILSGLRPGSVADKAITAVTQALIAMPEYWVAPLLVLVFALKMSVLPTAGWNDLSSAVLPALTLALRPISFFTSAVRAGIIDAAAAEHVPAARARGLSQGQAILRHVVPNGLVPLSTLFAVWFAGLLGGSVIVEVIFAVPGMGRLLFDAVVNSDIPLAQGGVVVVVALAVGVTTLADFVHRFLSRTVGGTLA; encoded by the coding sequence ATGCTGCAGTTCATCACCAAACGGACGGCCACCCTGGTGGCCGCCGTTGTGGTGTCCTCCTTTGCGGTCTTCCTGATCCCGTACTTCACGCCCGGGGACCCGGTACGGAAGATCATCCGCTCACGCGTGGCGGGCGACGCCGTCGAAGATTCTGCGGTGCAGGGCCTCAGCGAAAGCCTCGGCCTGAACGATCCCCTGGCCGTCCAGTACTTCCGGTGGCTCGGGGATTTCTTCAGCGGTGACATGGGCCTGTCCTTCGTCAGCCGCACACCCGTGGCGGAGCAGGTGCTGCCGGCGCTGTCCGTAACCCTCAGCCTGGTCACCATGTCACTGGTCCTGGCCGCGGCCGTGGCACTGCCCCTGGGGATTCTTTCCGGACTGCGCCCGGGGAGCGTTGCAGACAAGGCCATCACGGCGGTGACCCAGGCCCTGATCGCCATGCCTGAGTACTGGGTGGCTCCCCTGCTGGTCCTGGTCTTCGCCCTGAAGATGTCAGTCCTGCCCACGGCCGGCTGGAACGACCTCTCCTCCGCTGTGCTGCCGGCCCTGACCCTTGCGCTGCGGCCCATCAGCTTCTTCACCTCGGCGGTCCGCGCCGGGATCATCGATGCAGCAGCGGCAGAGCATGTGCCGGCGGCCCGGGCCCGCGGCCTGAGCCAGGGGCAGGCGATCCTCCGCCATGTGGTGCCGAATGGCCTGGTGCCGCTGTCCACGCTGTTCGCCGTATGGTTCGCCGGACTGCTCGGCGGATCGGTCATTGTGGAGGTCATTTTCGCCGTACCGGGGATGGGAAGGCTGCTTTTCGACGCCGTGGTGAACAGCGATATCCCGCTCGCCCAGGGGGGTGTGGTGGTTGTGGTGGCACTCGCCGTCGGGGTGACCACCCTGGCCGACTTCGTCCACCGGTTCCTCAGCCGCACGGTGGGAGGAACCCTTGCGTAG
- a CDS encoding ABC transporter permease, whose translation MRSRFTVSTVAAAVLAVIVLAVLLAPWISPYPPAEQNLAERLAAPSPKHWLGTDNLGRDTLSRILEGGQFSMSVAALATVLTCLLGVAIGILSARRRGWVDEFLTRTNDVLLALPEMVVALFIVAALGTGFGPLLLALTVTGWTPFARLARTLAYDVSARGFVEAARVVGCTPSFIIFRHVLPHLASPILGQATLRFGHLLISVGALSYLGLGVQPPQSDWGSMLAAAQPFADRAPMGILAPGLVIFIVALCVTLIGQRAANMAEAPLLLPLVAEK comes from the coding sequence TTGCGTAGCCGGTTTACCGTTTCCACCGTGGCCGCCGCCGTCCTGGCCGTCATTGTGCTGGCGGTGCTGCTGGCACCCTGGATCTCGCCCTATCCCCCGGCGGAGCAGAACCTGGCGGAGCGCCTGGCCGCGCCGTCGCCAAAGCACTGGCTGGGAACGGACAACCTGGGCCGGGACACCCTCAGCAGGATCCTCGAAGGCGGCCAGTTCTCCATGTCCGTGGCGGCGCTGGCCACGGTGCTGACGTGCCTGCTCGGCGTGGCCATCGGGATCCTGAGCGCGCGCCGGAGGGGCTGGGTGGATGAATTCCTGACCCGCACCAACGATGTCCTGCTTGCGCTGCCGGAAATGGTGGTGGCCCTGTTCATCGTGGCGGCGCTGGGCACGGGCTTCGGGCCGCTGCTGCTCGCCCTGACGGTAACCGGGTGGACACCTTTCGCCCGCCTGGCGCGGACCCTGGCGTATGACGTCTCGGCCCGCGGCTTCGTGGAGGCCGCCCGCGTGGTGGGCTGCACGCCGTCGTTTATTATCTTCCGGCACGTGCTGCCCCACCTCGCTTCGCCCATCCTTGGCCAGGCCACCCTGCGCTTCGGGCACCTGCTCATCAGCGTGGGTGCCCTCTCCTACCTGGGCCTGGGCGTCCAGCCGCCGCAGTCCGACTGGGGTTCCATGCTGGCGGCCGCGCAGCCCTTCGCGGACCGCGCCCCGATGGGGATCCTGGCGCCGGGCCTGGTTATTTTCATTGTGGCGCTCTGCGTCACCCTGATCGGCCAGCGCGCAGCAAACATGGCCGAGGCACCTTTGCTGCTGCCCCTGGTGGCGGAGAAATGA